The Rhodospirillaceae bacterium DNA window TGTTGCCCCTTTAAAGCCCGTATCTGATTTACGCTTCGTCGGGCAATCGATACAGCGCTACGACATTCCTGCAAAAGTTGATGGCTCATTGAAATGGGCCGTTGATATGACGCTGCCAGGTATGTTCCATGCACGCAACGTCCGGCCACCTTTTGTGGGTGCGACGTTGCAGTCAGTAGATGAGACTTCGGTCACCGATGTGCCTGGACTAATCCGCGTCGTCGTCAAGGGTAACTACATTGCGGTAGTTTGCGAACGGGAAGAAAATGCTATTCGCGCCGCGCAGCAATTGCGGACGGAGTGGACGCGGCCAGAAGTGGCACCGTTTCCAGCGTCGGAAGAATTATTCAATTACATGCGCGCGGCTACTCCCACCGCGAGCGATGAGCCACGCATTATAGGAGACCCGGAGGCTGCCTTCGCCACTGCTTCCCAAGTGTTGGACGCCGAATACGAAATCCCGTTCCAAGGACATACGGCGATAGGCCCCGCGCATGCCTTAGCCGATCCCTCCGGCGGCCAAATGACGATCTACTCTAACGACATGAAAACCTACGGTCTGCGCAACGGTGTGGCCGAATTTCTGGATATGCCCCGCGAGCAGGTGCGGGTTGTCTATATGGACGGGCCCCAGGTCTATGGCCGCACGGCAGCAGATGACGCCGGCTTCGAGGCGGCCTTCCTCGCCTACGAACTTAATCGCCCTGTCCGTATGCAATGGACCCGGGAGGAGGAAACGGCATGGGACACTAAAGGACCAGCGTACACCATTAAGCTACGCGGTGGACTAGACGACGGCGGCAATGTCGTGGCTCTCGAATGCGACGCCCGCGCGGTTGCCCATAACCATTTAGGATACAATGGAGCCGATACGGTCCTGATGGCTCAACTCATGGGCCGACGGCCCGAAACCCCCAGCCGAGGTTTTGCCTCAGCCCCGTCGACGCGCTATGCCATTGCCAATCAGCGAACGACGACGCACGTGATTGGTCTTCCCCAGATTTGGGAAACACCATTGCGGACCGGAAACCTACGCGATCCTAATGGGCCACAGGTAACCTTCGCCTACGAATCTTTCATTGACGAATTAGCTGCAGCGGCCGGTGCAGATCCCGTTGCGTTCCGCCTCAAGCTGATGGAAGACAGTGCCGAAGACGATGCGCACATGCGCGCCCGCTCTATCGCCGTTATACGAGCGGCGGCTGAAGCATATGGTTGGTCGGCCCGCCCATCGCCAGCACCTCAAAATTTAAGCCTTACATCTGACGATATCCTTACTGGCCGAGGCTTCGCATACACTTACCGCAACCACACCACAGTTGCCGAGATCGCCGAGGTCGAAGTCAACCGCCGCACTGGCCGTGTTTGGGTCAAGCGCCTTGTTTGTGCCCACGACTGCGGCCTTGTCGTCAATCCGGAGGGGCTGAAGAGAACGATTGAGTGTTCAATGCTGCACGCCCTCAGCCGAGCGCTTTGGGAAGAGGTCGAGTTTGACACGGACAACGTTACCAGCATTGACTGGTTTTCGCACCCTACGCTTCGGCATTCCGACACGCCAGAGACCATAGATGTTGTTTTGGTCAACGGTGACCCTGATCCTGACCGTCCCGATCTACCGCCCTACGGGGCTGGGGAGCCCAGTCACAAACCTTTAATCGCTGCCGTCGCCAACGCTATTTATGATGCCACCGGTGTTCGCATACGCCGGGCCCCGTTTCGCGAGGAGCGGGTTCTCCGAGCCCTTCAACAGGCAGGGCTCTAAGACGTAACCACTAGAGAGGACTCAGTTCGGCATCCGTGCCGCGTACGACCTCTCAGAAAGTGCACCCCATATGCGGACCTTTGCGTGTAATCTTGTTTAGGTCGATTAGTGTTTTAAAACAAAGCATCATGTGTCTTAAAGGGGAGGGTTAGGCATGAGACATCCATCAAGGCCTCGGGCAAAGCTCGCGCAATTTTTGTTCAGCCTGTCTTTGGTGACCGGCCTGCCGCTTAGTTCTGCTGCAGCGGACTCTCTGCTGATTGAAAACGTCACACTGGACTTGTAACGGTTTTGCGCCGGTCACTTTAGAGTTAAACACTCGTACAAGGAGACCGAAGAGATGATCAAGCATAGTGAAGAGTTCAAGCAGGAAGCGGTGCGCATTGCACTGACCAGTGGGCTGCCGCGTGAGCG harbors:
- a CDS encoding molybdopterin-dependent oxidoreductase — translated: MPFPKTIEDALPGRTSAASRRSFLKTSGALVVSCTVSSLTSATTMGAAVDNPQAARSYPDPDFRQLDTWIVIHPDNTATFYVGKTDGGQGTGTAFRQMMSDELDMAYDKTNLVMGSTDITPDQGGSGGSDALERDSWPARRVASEARRILIDLAAEHFGVPSTQLAVSEATITVKSAPSKSITYAKLLGSRRFNVTLDGSNVNATTGVAPLKPVSDLRFVGQSIQRYDIPAKVDGSLKWAVDMTLPGMFHARNVRPPFVGATLQSVDETSVTDVPGLIRVVVKGNYIAVVCEREENAIRAAQQLRTEWTRPEVAPFPASEELFNYMRAATPTASDEPRIIGDPEAAFATASQVLDAEYEIPFQGHTAIGPAHALADPSGGQMTIYSNDMKTYGLRNGVAEFLDMPREQVRVVYMDGPQVYGRTAADDAGFEAAFLAYELNRPVRMQWTREEETAWDTKGPAYTIKLRGGLDDGGNVVALECDARAVAHNHLGYNGADTVLMAQLMGRRPETPSRGFASAPSTRYAIANQRTTTHVIGLPQIWETPLRTGNLRDPNGPQVTFAYESFIDELAAAAGADPVAFRLKLMEDSAEDDAHMRARSIAVIRAAAEAYGWSARPSPAPQNLSLTSDDILTGRGFAYTYRNHTTVAEIAEVEVNRRTGRVWVKRLVCAHDCGLVVNPEGLKRTIECSMLHALSRALWEEVEFDTDNVTSIDWFSHPTLRHSDTPETIDVVLVNGDPDPDRPDLPPYGAGEPSHKPLIAAVANAIYDATGVRIRRAPFREERVLRALQQAGL